In a single window of the Halobaculum lipolyticum genome:
- a CDS encoding sodium:solute symporter family protein has product MAELGTSLGIVVGYLVITLAVGLVAYRLTDRSAEDYYLASRSVGTVVLLFTTFATLLSAFTFFGGPNLAFSAGPEWILVMGLMDGVLFALLWYAIGYKQWLVGKAHGYVTLGEMLGDRFGSTGLRGLVAGVSLLWLFPYVMLQQIGAGQALVGLTDGVVPYWAGAAMITVFMVAYVALSGLRGVAWTDTLQGVFMLGVVWLAVAWVASAAGGVSALTAGMTQANPEFASLGGGLYSPQWMIATAVTIAFGVAAFPQVNQRFFMADRAATLKRSFALWPVLVLLLFVPAFLLGSWAVGLGIAVPDGSNVLPVLLNEYTPAWFAALVVAGALAAMMSSSDSMLLSGSSYFTRDLYRPFVAPDASDAREGWIARVGVAVFAASTFAASLLVGGGGGLDVLVTLGDTAFGGYAQLTIPLLLALYWARTTKWGMIAGIVAAEAVYIPHALFAADVALLSTTYLTWDYALWCMLVSLVATVGVSLVTTASAAENAEKFGVGAD; this is encoded by the coding sequence GTGGCTGAGTTGGGCACCTCGCTGGGCATCGTCGTCGGCTACCTCGTGATCACGCTCGCCGTCGGGCTGGTCGCGTACCGGCTGACCGACCGCTCGGCGGAGGACTACTACCTCGCCTCGCGCTCGGTCGGGACGGTCGTGCTCCTGTTCACGACGTTCGCGACGCTGCTGTCGGCGTTCACCTTCTTCGGCGGTCCCAACCTCGCGTTCTCGGCCGGGCCGGAGTGGATCCTCGTGATGGGACTGATGGACGGCGTCCTGTTCGCGCTGCTGTGGTACGCCATCGGCTACAAACAGTGGCTGGTCGGGAAGGCGCACGGCTACGTGACGCTGGGCGAGATGCTCGGCGACCGCTTCGGCTCGACGGGCCTCCGCGGCCTCGTCGCCGGCGTGAGTCTCCTGTGGCTGTTCCCGTACGTGATGCTCCAACAGATCGGCGCCGGGCAGGCGCTCGTCGGGCTGACCGACGGCGTGGTGCCGTACTGGGCCGGCGCGGCGATGATCACGGTGTTCATGGTCGCCTACGTCGCCCTCTCGGGGCTTCGGGGCGTCGCGTGGACGGACACGCTCCAGGGCGTGTTCATGCTCGGCGTCGTCTGGCTGGCGGTCGCGTGGGTGGCCTCCGCGGCCGGCGGCGTCTCGGCGCTCACCGCCGGGATGACGCAGGCGAACCCCGAGTTCGCGTCGCTGGGCGGCGGGCTGTACTCCCCCCAGTGGATGATCGCCACCGCGGTCACCATCGCCTTCGGCGTCGCGGCGTTCCCGCAGGTGAACCAGCGGTTCTTCATGGCCGACCGCGCGGCGACGCTCAAGCGGTCGTTCGCGCTGTGGCCGGTGCTGGTGCTCCTGCTCTTCGTCCCGGCGTTCCTGCTCGGCTCGTGGGCCGTCGGCCTCGGTATCGCCGTACCCGACGGGAGCAACGTGCTCCCGGTGCTGTTGAACGAGTACACGCCCGCGTGGTTCGCGGCGCTCGTCGTCGCGGGCGCGCTGGCGGCGATGATGTCCTCGTCGGACTCGATGCTGCTGTCGGGGTCGTCGTACTTCACACGCGACCTGTACCGCCCGTTCGTCGCGCCCGACGCCAGCGACGCCCGCGAGGGCTGGATCGCCCGCGTCGGCGTCGCCGTGTTCGCCGCGTCGACGTTCGCGGCGTCGCTACTCGTGGGCGGCGGCGGCGGGCTGGACGTGCTCGTCACGCTCGGAGACACGGCGTTCGGCGGCTACGCGCAGTTGACGATCCCGTTACTGCTGGCGCTGTACTGGGCGCGGACGACGAAGTGGGGGATGATCGCCGGCATCGTCGCCGCGGAGGCGGTGTACATCCCCCACGCGCTGTTCGCCGCCGACGTGGCGCTCCTCTCGACGACGTACCTCACGTGGGACTACGCGCTGTGGTGTATGCTGGTGTCGCTGGTGGCGACGGTCGGCGTGTCGTTGGTGACGACCGCGTCGGCGGCGGAGAACGCCGAGAAGTTCGGCGTGGGCGCGGACTGA
- a CDS encoding carbohydrate ABC transporter permease, which yields MATDDGRIARAVDNAIRHPRAAYRLLLAVAVGFFLVFAGFPLYWLLVVAVTPTGTAPALVPEAVTHTNFLAVVGSGFLRYVFNSLVIASTTTVVVVCVASLAGYAFGRLEFRGKRWLLIATLCVAYFPPVAFVIPLFRLLSGALSVSVFGITASSPDLFNTPAGPGIPLSGLTMPLAIFVLTTFFERIPDTLEDAARVEGTTRLGALVRVIVPLSRPGIATAAVLTFLQVYTEFFFSLLMTNGDPQDWAPIVPILRGLRSANASFAAAAAVVALVPVVVLLALADDHVVAGLTEGYR from the coding sequence ATGGCGACGGACGACGGACGGATCGCGCGGGCGGTCGACAACGCGATCCGGCATCCGCGAGCCGCCTACCGGCTCCTGTTGGCCGTCGCCGTCGGCTTCTTCCTCGTGTTCGCCGGCTTCCCGCTCTACTGGCTCCTCGTCGTCGCGGTGACGCCGACCGGGACCGCGCCGGCGCTCGTCCCCGAGGCGGTCACCCACACCAACTTCCTCGCCGTCGTCGGCTCGGGGTTCCTCCGGTACGTCTTCAACAGCCTCGTGATCGCGTCGACGACGACCGTCGTCGTGGTCTGTGTCGCGAGCCTCGCGGGCTACGCGTTCGGGCGACTGGAGTTCCGCGGCAAGCGGTGGCTGTTGATCGCGACGCTGTGTGTCGCGTACTTCCCGCCCGTGGCGTTCGTGATCCCGCTGTTCCGACTGCTGTCGGGGGCGCTGTCGGTGTCGGTGTTCGGGATAACGGCGTCGAGTCCGGACCTGTTCAACACGCCCGCCGGACCCGGGATCCCGTTGTCGGGACTGACGATGCCGCTGGCCATCTTCGTGTTGACGACGTTCTTCGAGCGCATCCCGGACACCTTGGAGGACGCCGCCCGCGTCGAGGGGACGACGCGCCTCGGCGCGCTCGTCCGGGTGATCGTCCCGTTGTCGCGCCCGGGGATCGCGACGGCGGCCGTGCTCACGTTCCTGCAGGTGTACACGGAGTTCTTCTTCTCGCTGCTCATGACCAACGGCGACCCGCAGGACTGGGCACCGATCGTCCCGATCCTTCGGGGCCTCCGGAGCGCGAACGCCTCGTTCGCCGCCGCGGCCGCGGTCGTCGCGCTCGTCCCCGTCGTCGTCCTCCTGGCGCTGGCCGACGATCACGTCGTGGCCGGGCTGACCGAGGGCTACCGGTGA
- a CDS encoding HFX_2341 family transcriptional regulator domain-containing protein, producing the protein MQTHVVPVGFDYDRLIAPLVRDQIDVDRVVLLEGAVGSEANVEYSRNLSKKLETDFRNLLGAETERVPVADVYDYDAAFEQAYDLINEELDAGREVWVNVSSMPRPVSFAFATAAHSVTLERQADRDRIHTYYTAPEKYLETELAEELRADRDLLRDLLDGTDADTDTVAGVDADRVRERLDTATDLLAEFDERGTTIGAKEVDGRHIIELPVASFSNVKPFEEVILFKLGEAGEFESVSELAKALAAELNEEYTDSFRSKVIYNVDRLGPGGKGYVEQEAHGKSYRTRLSRIGELWVRAHAAEDASDYEW; encoded by the coding sequence ATGCAGACACACGTCGTCCCCGTCGGCTTCGACTACGACCGGCTCATCGCGCCGCTCGTCCGCGACCAGATCGACGTGGACCGCGTCGTCCTCCTCGAGGGCGCCGTCGGGAGCGAGGCGAACGTCGAGTACTCCCGGAACCTCTCGAAGAAGCTGGAGACGGACTTCCGGAACCTGCTCGGCGCCGAGACCGAGCGCGTCCCCGTCGCCGACGTGTACGACTACGACGCCGCCTTCGAGCAGGCGTACGACCTGATCAACGAGGAACTCGACGCCGGCCGCGAGGTGTGGGTGAACGTCTCGTCGATGCCCCGGCCGGTGTCGTTCGCGTTCGCCACCGCCGCCCACTCGGTGACGCTGGAGCGGCAGGCCGACCGCGACCGGATCCACACCTACTACACGGCGCCCGAGAAGTACCTGGAGACCGAGTTGGCCGAGGAACTCCGCGCGGACCGGGACCTCCTGCGGGACCTGCTCGACGGGACCGACGCCGACACCGACACCGTCGCCGGGGTCGACGCCGACAGGGTGCGCGAGCGCCTCGACACCGCGACCGACCTGCTCGCGGAGTTCGACGAGCGCGGCACCACCATCGGCGCCAAGGAGGTCGACGGGCGCCACATCATCGAACTCCCCGTAGCCTCCTTCTCGAACGTGAAGCCGTTCGAGGAGGTGATCCTGTTCAAACTGGGCGAGGCCGGGGAGTTCGAGTCCGTCAGCGAGCTCGCGAAGGCGCTCGCGGCGGAGTTGAACGAGGAGTACACCGACTCGTTCCGCTCGAAGGTCATCTACAACGTCGACCGCCTCGGGCCGGGCGGGAAGGGGTACGTCGAGCAGGAGGCCCACGGGAAGTCCTACCGGACGCGCCTGTCGCGAATCGGGGAGCTGTGGGTGCGCGCCCACGCGGCGGAGGACGCCTCCGACTACGAGTGGTAG